GCGCAGGCGTTTTAAACCTCCCCTTCCACCGGTTATCATGCTCGAAAAGCTCTTCAGCCTCGGTTACTCCAGGACCTTCGCGGAGCGCTATTACACACTCTGGGGAGAGCGGGCCTTAAGCATAGCCGAGGCCATGGAGAAGCCCCTGCCGAGGTGCTTCCGTGTAAACACGCTCAGGGTAGAGGTTCCAAAGCTCACCAAGCTCCTCAACAAGAAGGGCTTCCAGTTTAAGAGGGTTCCCTGGGCAAGGGAAGGCTTCTGCCTCACGCGCGAGCCCTTCTCGATTACCTCCACGCCCGAATATCTGAGCGGTCTCCTCTACATTCAGGAGGCCAGCTCGATGTATCCGCCCGTTGCCCTCGAACCAAAGCCCGGAGAGGTAGTCGCGGACATGGCCTCCGCCCCGGGCGGGAAAACGAGTTACCTGGCCCAGCTGATGGAGAACGAGGGCATTATCTACGCCTTCGACGTCGGTGAGGACAGGCTGAAGGAGACCCGTTTAAACCTCTCGCGCCTTGGCGTTACGAACACAGTTCTCTTCCACCGCTCGTCGCTCTACATAGATGAACTTGGCGTTGAGTTCGATAGAGTCCTCCTCGATGCGCCGTGCACAGGCTCCGGGACGATACACAAGAACCCCGAGCGGAAAGCTACCCGCACGATGGAGGACGTCAAGTTCTGCCAGAACCTCCAGATGAAGATGCTTGAGAAGGCCTTGAGCGTCCTCAGAAGGGGTGGAATCCTGGTCTACTCCACCTGCTCACTCGAGCCGGAGGAGAACGAGTTCGTAATCCAGTGGGTTCTCGATAATTTCGACGTTGAACTGCTCCCCCTTCGCTACGGTGAGCCGGCCTTAACGAAGCCCTTCGGAATCGAGCTGAGCGAGGAAATAAAGAAGGCGAGGCGCTTTTATCCTGACAAACACGGGACGAGTGGTTTCTTCGTCGCGAAGCTCAGGAAGCTTTAGCCTTCTCCGCTTCGCCACCCGTTTCCTCGAGGAGCTTTTCCTCTATCTCGTGAAGCTTTTTCCGAACGTCTTCACTCAGAAGCTTTTCGAGTTCCTCCCTGGCCTTCTCGGCCAGCTCGAACTTCGAATTGAACTTCCCGAGTTTCACCCAGTCTATCTTCTTGCCCTCGACGAAGACGTCTATGTCACAGAGCCTCTTGTAGCCCCTGTACTCCAGTCCCTTCAGCAGGAACTTCACGCGAAGCGGGTTCTCCCACGTCAGGAGCTTGAGCCTGTAAACCGGAACGCGCATGAAGGGCCTCGGGTAGTCCCAGTCCCAGCCTTCCCCGACGATGAAACCGAGGTCGAGGTCCTCTATGACGAGAATCAGGCGTTCTATGTTCTCCTCGTAGCGTCTCTCGGTGTCGTAGAGCTTTATGGTTATCTCGTTCCACTCGGGCAGGAGCTTGAAGAGCAACAGTGGCGTATCAATCAGCAGTTCCCGGTAAACGCTCAGGAAATCCTTTTTCAC
The Thermococcus sp. 21S9 DNA segment above includes these coding regions:
- a CDS encoding RsmB/NOP family class I SAM-dependent RNA methyltransferase; translation: MLEKLFSLGYSRTFAERYYTLWGERALSIAEAMEKPLPRCFRVNTLRVEVPKLTKLLNKKGFQFKRVPWAREGFCLTREPFSITSTPEYLSGLLYIQEASSMYPPVALEPKPGEVVADMASAPGGKTSYLAQLMENEGIIYAFDVGEDRLKETRLNLSRLGVTNTVLFHRSSLYIDELGVEFDRVLLDAPCTGSGTIHKNPERKATRTMEDVKFCQNLQMKMLEKALSVLRRGGILVYSTCSLEPEENEFVIQWVLDNFDVELLPLRYGEPALTKPFGIELSEEIKKARRFYPDKHGTSGFFVAKLRKL